One Actinosynnema pretiosum DNA segment encodes these proteins:
- a CDS encoding DUF349 domain-containing protein: protein MTEHETTTPETTGGTGADAVVEQVRVEGAPAAQAAATPPVPVASDHPERWGRVDAEGTVYVKTADGERAVGSWQAGEPAEGLAHFARRFDDMRTEVELLVTRLASGNGDPKHAQTSAKHVRDGLADAAVVGDLAALAARVEFVLAKADEAMEAAKVAKDEARAAAAARKQALVEEAEVLANESTQWKSAGDRLRAILDEWKTVRGVDRKTDEVLWRRFSKARDAFNRRRGSHFADLDRQRGVAKARKQELVEEAEKLIASDDWGPTAGRYKELMVEWKAAGRAPKEADDALWQRFRAAQDAFFSKRSEAFNERDAEFSTNAKLKEELLSEAEQIDPSGDLESARQQLYRVQERWDAIGKVPRERIRELEGKLRTIEERVRGAVDAQWRRSDPEAEARVAQFRERVEQFEAQAAKAKAAGDKRRAEQAEAQAKQWREWLAAAEQAVASR from the coding sequence GCCCGCGGCGCAGGCCGCGGCCACCCCGCCGGTCCCGGTGGCGTCGGACCACCCGGAGCGCTGGGGGCGCGTGGACGCGGAGGGCACCGTCTACGTCAAGACCGCGGACGGCGAGCGCGCCGTCGGTTCCTGGCAGGCGGGCGAGCCCGCCGAGGGGCTGGCGCACTTCGCCCGGCGGTTCGACGACATGCGCACCGAGGTCGAGCTGCTGGTGACGCGGCTGGCGTCGGGCAACGGCGACCCCAAGCACGCGCAGACCAGCGCCAAGCACGTGCGGGACGGCCTCGCCGACGCCGCCGTGGTCGGCGACCTGGCCGCGCTCGCCGCGCGGGTCGAGTTCGTCCTGGCCAAGGCCGACGAGGCCATGGAGGCGGCCAAGGTCGCCAAGGACGAGGCCAGGGCCGCCGCAGCCGCGCGCAAGCAGGCGCTGGTCGAAGAGGCCGAGGTGCTCGCGAACGAGTCCACCCAGTGGAAGTCCGCTGGTGACCGGCTGCGCGCCATCCTCGACGAGTGGAAGACCGTCCGGGGCGTCGACCGGAAGACCGACGAGGTGCTGTGGCGGCGGTTCTCGAAGGCGCGCGACGCCTTCAACCGGCGCCGGGGCTCGCACTTCGCGGACCTCGACCGGCAGCGCGGTGTGGCCAAGGCGCGCAAGCAGGAGCTCGTCGAGGAGGCGGAGAAGCTCATCGCCTCCGACGACTGGGGCCCCACCGCCGGTCGCTACAAGGAGCTCATGGTCGAGTGGAAGGCCGCCGGGCGCGCGCCCAAGGAGGCCGACGACGCCCTGTGGCAGCGCTTCCGCGCCGCGCAGGACGCGTTCTTCTCCAAGCGCTCCGAGGCCTTCAACGAGCGCGACGCGGAGTTCTCCACCAACGCGAAGCTGAAGGAGGAGCTGCTCTCCGAGGCCGAGCAGATCGACCCCTCGGGCGACCTGGAGTCGGCGCGGCAGCAGCTGTACCGCGTCCAGGAGCGCTGGGACGCGATCGGCAAGGTGCCGCGCGAGCGCATCCGCGAGCTGGAGGGCAAGCTCCGCACGATCGAGGAGCGGGTCAGGGGCGCGGTCGACGCGCAGTGGCGCCGGTCCGACCCGGAGGCCGAGGCGCGCGTGGCCCAGTTCCGCGAGCGGGTCGAGCAGTTCGAGGCGCAGGCCGCCAAGGCCAAGGCCGCCGGTGACAAGCGCCGCGCGGAGCAGGCCGAGGCGCAGGCCAAGCAGTGGCGCGAGTGGCTCGCGGCGGCCGAGCAGGCCGTGGCCAGCCGCTAG
- a CDS encoding Rv2732c family membrane protein yields the protein MSGAADEERTAGETMSDQHDDMSELRDEIDGVGQAAAKRFDPGPGALVIAVCVLVVLVSMLLPWLEEHTGFEVLVTSAPIVPRVFAVIAVVGGVLLSALTLVLRRWALAWVSGLACFAGSVVGVLSIWTTQTTNGHEPGPGPGVGLIAAVVAVVLLLVRWLKVAVSRPGFPEPERA from the coding sequence ATGAGCGGCGCGGCTGACGAGGAGAGGACGGCCGGGGAGACGATGTCCGACCAGCACGACGACATGTCCGAACTGCGCGACGAGATCGACGGCGTCGGGCAGGCGGCGGCCAAGCGCTTCGACCCCGGCCCCGGCGCGCTGGTGATCGCGGTGTGCGTGCTGGTTGTGCTGGTGTCGATGCTGCTGCCGTGGCTGGAGGAGCACACCGGCTTCGAGGTGCTGGTGACCTCGGCGCCGATCGTGCCGCGGGTGTTCGCGGTCATCGCCGTGGTGGGCGGCGTGCTGCTGTCCGCGCTGACCCTGGTGCTGCGCCGGTGGGCGCTGGCGTGGGTGAGCGGGCTCGCGTGCTTCGCGGGCTCGGTGGTGGGCGTGCTGTCGATCTGGACGACGCAGACCACCAACGGCCACGAGCCCGGCCCCGGTCCCGGCGTCGGGCTGATCGCCGCCGTGGTCGCCGTGGTCCTGCTGCTGGTGCGCTGGCTGAAGGTCGCGGTGTCCCGCCCCGGCTTCCCGGAGCCCGAGCGGGCCTGA
- the miaB gene encoding tRNA (N6-isopentenyl adenosine(37)-C2)-methylthiotransferase MiaB produces the protein MQGPKKFEIRTFGCQMNVHDSERLAGMLEAAGYTAASGGEHADVVVFNTCAVRENADNKLYGTLGHLAPAKAANPDMQIAVGGCLAQKDQAAIVKRAPWVDVVFGTHNIGSLPVLLERARHNREAQVEILDSLETFPSTLPARRDSAYSGWVSVSVGCNNTCTFCIVPSLRGKEKDRRPGEVLAEVQALVAEGVLEVTLLGQNVNSYGVEFGDRHAFGKLLRACGDVEGLERVRFTSPHPKDFTDDVIAAMAETPNVCHQLHMPLQSGSDRVLKEMRRSYRTGRYLSILENVRAAMPDAAITTDIIVGFPGETEADFQGTLDVVREARFSSAFTFQYSKRPGTPAAELPGQLPKQVVQERYDRLVALVNELAWAENKAQVGKVVEVLASAGEGRKDTETNRMSGRARDGKLVHFTPGDARVRPGDVVETVITYGAPHNLIADGELISHRRTRAGDRSEAGERPTTQGVTLGLPSFGAPAPQPVAVGGCSVG, from the coding sequence ATGCAGGGGCCGAAGAAGTTTGAGATCCGCACTTTCGGGTGCCAGATGAACGTGCACGACTCGGAGCGGCTGGCCGGGATGCTGGAGGCGGCGGGCTACACCGCGGCGTCCGGCGGCGAGCACGCGGACGTGGTCGTGTTCAACACCTGCGCCGTGCGGGAGAACGCCGACAACAAGCTGTACGGCACGCTCGGGCACCTCGCGCCCGCGAAGGCGGCCAACCCGGACATGCAGATCGCCGTCGGCGGCTGCCTCGCCCAGAAGGACCAGGCCGCGATCGTCAAGCGCGCCCCCTGGGTGGACGTCGTGTTCGGCACCCACAACATCGGCTCGCTGCCGGTGCTGCTGGAGCGGGCCAGGCACAACCGCGAGGCCCAGGTGGAGATCCTGGACTCGCTCGAGACCTTCCCGTCGACGCTGCCCGCCCGCCGCGACTCGGCGTACTCGGGCTGGGTGTCGGTGTCGGTGGGCTGCAACAACACCTGCACCTTCTGCATCGTCCCGTCGCTGCGCGGCAAGGAGAAGGACCGCCGCCCCGGCGAGGTGCTGGCCGAGGTTCAGGCGCTGGTGGCGGAGGGCGTGCTGGAGGTGACGCTGCTCGGGCAGAACGTCAACTCCTACGGCGTCGAGTTCGGCGACCGGCACGCGTTCGGCAAGCTGCTGCGCGCCTGCGGCGACGTGGAGGGCCTGGAGCGGGTCCGGTTCACCTCGCCGCACCCGAAGGACTTCACCGACGACGTGATCGCGGCGATGGCCGAGACCCCGAACGTGTGCCACCAGCTGCACATGCCGCTGCAGTCCGGTTCGGACCGGGTGCTCAAGGAGATGCGCCGCTCGTACCGGACCGGCCGCTACCTGTCGATCCTGGAGAACGTGCGCGCGGCCATGCCGGACGCGGCGATCACCACCGACATCATCGTGGGCTTCCCCGGCGAGACCGAGGCGGACTTCCAGGGCACCCTGGACGTGGTGCGCGAGGCCAGGTTCTCCAGCGCCTTCACGTTCCAGTACTCGAAGCGGCCCGGCACCCCCGCCGCCGAGCTGCCGGGCCAGCTGCCCAAGCAGGTCGTGCAGGAGCGCTACGACCGGCTGGTGGCGCTGGTCAACGAGCTGGCCTGGGCGGAGAACAAGGCGCAGGTCGGCAAGGTCGTGGAGGTGCTCGCCTCGGCGGGCGAGGGCCGCAAGGACACCGAGACCAACCGGATGTCCGGCCGGGCCCGCGACGGCAAGCTCGTCCACTTCACCCCCGGCGACGCGCGCGTGCGGCCGGGCGACGTGGTCGAGACGGTGATCACCTACGGCGCGCCGCACAACCTGATCGCCGACGGCGAGCTGATCAGCCACCGGCGGACCAGGGCGGGCGACCGCTCCGAGGCCGGGGAGCGGCCGACCACGCAGGGCGTGACGCTCGGGCTGCCGTCGTTCGGCGCGCCCGCGCCGCAGCCGGTGGCGGTGGGCGGGTGCTCGGTCGGATGA
- a CDS encoding TAXI family TRAP transporter solute-binding subunit has product MSRTPAVVRAALAALLALASVALSGCSGEFSSVRLTIASGSTGGVYSKLSTALAGAWSRDPGVPAPEVAATAGSLDNLERLRSGRAQIGFSAADAAQSAEPGAHRLYALARMHDDYLQVVVRDDLPATRVADLRGLRVSLGAVDSGVKLISERLLSVAGISPSSDLDAQYLSLDSSVSAMRAGELDAFFWSGGVPTDLVTDLSASVALRMLDLGDVLPGLRERWPVYFSATLPASAYELPGGPVTTLVVRNFLLVNDQVTDEVATALLRGMFAAQDALVAASPVARSIEVRSAIETTPIPLHPGAVAYYRDVKV; this is encoded by the coding sequence GTGTCGCGAACCCCCGCGGTCGTGCGCGCCGCCCTCGCGGCGCTGCTCGCGCTGGCCTCCGTGGCGCTCTCCGGCTGCTCGGGGGAGTTCTCCTCGGTCCGCCTCACCATCGCCAGCGGCTCGACCGGCGGCGTCTACTCCAAGCTCAGCACCGCGCTCGCGGGCGCCTGGAGCCGGGACCCCGGCGTCCCCGCCCCCGAGGTGGCCGCCACGGCGGGCTCGCTGGACAACCTGGAGCGCCTGCGCAGCGGTCGCGCCCAGATCGGGTTCAGCGCCGCCGACGCCGCCCAGTCCGCCGAGCCCGGCGCGCACCGGCTGTACGCGCTGGCCCGGATGCACGACGACTACCTCCAGGTCGTGGTCCGCGACGACCTGCCCGCCACCAGGGTCGCCGACCTGCGCGGCCTGCGGGTCTCGCTCGGCGCGGTCGACTCCGGCGTGAAGCTGATCTCCGAGCGGCTGCTGTCCGTCGCGGGCATCTCGCCCTCCTCCGACCTGGACGCCCAGTACCTGTCGCTGGACTCGTCGGTCAGCGCGATGCGGGCGGGCGAGCTGGACGCGTTCTTCTGGTCCGGCGGGGTGCCGACCGACCTGGTCACCGACCTGTCCGCCAGCGTCGCGCTGCGGATGCTGGACCTGGGCGACGTGCTGCCCGGCCTGCGCGAGCGGTGGCCGGTCTACTTCTCGGCCACCCTGCCCGCCTCCGCCTACGAGCTGCCCGGCGGCCCGGTCACCACCCTGGTGGTGCGCAACTTCCTGCTGGTCAACGACCAGGTCACCGACGAGGTGGCCACCGCGCTCCTGCGCGGCATGTTCGCCGCGCAGGACGCGCTGGTCGCGGCGAGCCCGGTGGCCCGCTCGATAGAGGTCCGCTCGGCGATCGAGACCACGCCGATCCCGCTGCACCCCGGCGCCGTCGCCTACTACCGGGACGTCAAGGTCTGA
- a CDS encoding sensor histidine kinase, which yields MRSRLLGVVLALVVLVLVGMGVPLGRGVAATEQQEMFLDRLTDTARFASLVQRPVIDDQPEVVLPELKRYSELYGIDVVLLRRDGQVALSSADREPDLSSPAVQETVRGALAGRLPSNPDLVMPWQDHPLVVAEPVLVDGEVRGAVVTFSPTGKTRTGVALWWLAILAGALGALALAVLAALPLVRWMLRPVRALDDATGGLVGAIVSGRPVPPVGGASGPPELRQLGRSFDQMAASVGDVLAAQRAFVADASHQLRNPLTALKLRLSNLEDAVTEEGRPHQAAALAEANRLNRILDEMLAMARAESSSVAPVEVDVDRAVAGRLTAWMPAATARDVHLVLGGEPGRVALAPPRGVETVLDALLDNALKFTAEGTLVHVVVRRADGRVRISVVDEGPGLDEEEMERATDRFWRSPSHQNVAGSGLGLSIVRRVVERVGGRVRLFRGDEGGLGVEVDFPASG from the coding sequence GTGCGCTCCCGGCTGCTCGGCGTGGTGCTCGCCCTGGTGGTGCTGGTGCTGGTGGGGATGGGTGTGCCGCTCGGTCGCGGGGTCGCGGCGACCGAGCAGCAGGAGATGTTCCTGGACCGGCTGACCGACACCGCGCGGTTCGCCTCGCTGGTGCAGCGGCCGGTCATCGACGACCAGCCGGAGGTCGTGCTCCCCGAGCTCAAGCGTTATTCAGAGCTTTACGGGATCGACGTCGTGTTGCTGCGGCGTGACGGCCAGGTTGCCCTGTCCAGCGCCGACCGGGAGCCCGACCTGTCGTCACCGGCGGTGCAGGAGACGGTCCGGGGCGCCCTGGCCGGGCGACTGCCGAGCAACCCCGACCTGGTGATGCCGTGGCAGGACCACCCCCTGGTGGTGGCCGAGCCGGTGCTGGTCGACGGCGAGGTGCGCGGCGCCGTGGTGACCTTCTCCCCCACCGGCAAGACCAGGACGGGGGTCGCCCTGTGGTGGCTGGCGATACTGGCCGGGGCCCTCGGCGCGCTCGCGCTGGCGGTGCTCGCCGCGCTGCCACTGGTGCGCTGGATGCTGCGGCCGGTGCGGGCGCTGGACGACGCGACGGGCGGCCTGGTCGGCGCGATCGTCTCGGGCAGGCCGGTGCCGCCGGTGGGCGGGGCGTCGGGGCCGCCGGAGCTGCGGCAGCTCGGGCGCTCGTTCGACCAGATGGCGGCCAGCGTCGGCGACGTGCTGGCCGCCCAGCGGGCGTTCGTCGCCGACGCCTCCCACCAGCTGCGCAACCCGCTGACCGCGCTGAAGCTGCGGCTGTCGAACCTGGAGGACGCGGTCACCGAGGAGGGCAGGCCGCACCAGGCGGCGGCGCTCGCCGAGGCGAACCGGCTCAACCGCATCCTGGACGAGATGCTGGCGATGGCCCGCGCCGAGTCGTCCTCGGTCGCCCCGGTCGAGGTGGACGTGGACCGGGCGGTGGCGGGCAGGCTGACCGCGTGGATGCCCGCCGCGACCGCCCGCGACGTGCACCTGGTGCTCGGCGGCGAACCCGGCCGGGTGGCGCTGGCCCCGCCCAGGGGGGTGGAGACGGTGCTCGACGCGCTGCTCGACAACGCGCTGAAGTTCACCGCCGAGGGCACGCTCGTGCACGTGGTGGTGCGGCGGGCCGACGGCCGGGTGCGGATCTCGGTGGTGGACGAGGGGCCGGGCCTGGACGAGGAGGAGATGGAGCGGGCCACCGACCGGTTCTGGCGCTCGCCCTCGCACCAGAACGTGGCGGGCTCGGGGCTGGGGCTGTCGATCGTGCGGCGGGTCGTGGAGCGGGTCGGCGGCCGGGTGCGGCTGTTCCGGGGCGACGAGGGCGGTCTCGGCGTCGAGGTGGACTTTCCCGCTTCCGGGTGA
- a CDS encoding response regulator transcription factor, giving the protein MRVLLVEDDDSVAEALVPALVRRGFTVDRQSTGRGTLDRLTGIDVVLLDIGLPDIDGVTLCRNIRAASDVAIIVVSARGEIDDRILGLHAGADDYLVKPYDVGELVARVHAVRRRRGDPLGHGGTGTEVFQSGDVRIDLARHEVTVGGAAVALSRKEFQVLALVMAAGGAVCTRERILAEVWGRTWAGANRTLDVHVATLRTKLGRPSLLETVRGVGYRLGS; this is encoded by the coding sequence GTGCGGGTGCTGCTGGTCGAGGACGATGACAGCGTCGCAGAGGCGCTGGTCCCCGCGCTGGTCAGACGTGGGTTCACGGTTGACCGGCAATCAACCGGGCGGGGGACGCTCGACCGGCTGACCGGCATTGATGTCGTTCTGCTGGACATCGGGCTCCCCGACATCGACGGCGTGACACTTTGCCGAAACATTCGGGCGGCGTCCGATGTCGCGATCATCGTGGTTTCCGCCCGCGGCGAAATCGACGACCGGATTCTGGGGTTGCACGCGGGGGCCGACGACTACCTCGTCAAGCCCTACGACGTGGGCGAACTGGTCGCCAGGGTGCACGCCGTCCGGCGTAGGAGGGGCGACCCGCTGGGGCACGGCGGGACCGGGACGGAGGTCTTCCAGTCGGGGGACGTCCGGATCGACCTGGCCAGGCACGAGGTGACCGTCGGCGGGGCGGCGGTGGCCCTGTCGCGGAAGGAGTTCCAGGTGTTGGCGCTGGTCATGGCCGCGGGCGGGGCCGTGTGCACCCGCGAGCGCATCCTCGCCGAGGTGTGGGGGCGGACCTGGGCCGGGGCGAACCGGACGCTGGACGTGCACGTGGCGACCCTGCGGACCAAGCTCGGCAGGCCCTCGCTGCTGGAGACGGTGCGCGGCGTCGGCTACCGGCTGGGGTCCTAG